A single window of Cytobacillus dafuensis DNA harbors:
- a CDS encoding YunG family protein: MENNTLQIEQIMNALSKSWSLESSSKWSKDNPAKGQCGVTTLVVNDILGGEIKKTKLPDGWHFYNIINGKRYDLTASQFGEDILYMDIPSNREEAYKDTNDKQYNYLKQTVSINLDTFFNYGCLS; this comes from the coding sequence ATGGAGAATAATACGTTACAAATAGAACAAATAATGAATGCTTTGTCTAAATCGTGGTCTTTAGAATCAAGTTCAAAATGGAGTAAGGATAATCCTGCAAAGGGACAATGTGGTGTAACCACATTAGTAGTAAATGATATATTAGGTGGGGAAATAAAGAAAACTAAACTGCCTGATGGATGGCATTTTTATAATATTATCAATGGGAAACGATACGATTTAACAGCTTCTCAATTTGGAGAAGACATCTTATATATGGATATTCCTTCAAATAGAGAAGAAGCATATAAAGATACTAATGATAAACAGTATAATTATTTAAAACAAACCGTTTCAATCAATTTAGATACATTTTTCAACTACGGGTGCTTATCTTGA
- a CDS encoding MepB family protein, with amino-acid sequence MNDFFTALTYIDKMIYESNHLTVKSVQEEKQNSKYGAGTFQLSSKTVRFRVANITPTKVGQFVALWEKDENNKNQPYLYEEAPDLLVITTFKNENEFGQFIFPKEILLKQNILRSTSTKGKMAIRVYPSWDSPSSKQAMKTQKWQLPYFIDMCNLNKLPLEKIIELYSL; translated from the coding sequence ATGAATGATTTTTTTACAGCATTAACTTATATAGATAAAATGATTTATGAGTCGAATCACTTAACTGTAAAGTCAGTTCAAGAAGAGAAGCAAAATTCTAAGTATGGTGCTGGTACATTTCAATTATCTTCTAAAACAGTTCGATTCAGAGTTGCGAATATAACCCCTACCAAAGTAGGGCAGTTTGTTGCGCTTTGGGAAAAGGACGAAAATAATAAAAATCAACCCTACTTATATGAGGAAGCCCCAGATTTATTAGTTATAACTACCTTTAAAAATGAAAATGAGTTTGGTCAATTTATTTTTCCAAAAGAAATTCTTTTAAAACAGAACATTCTTAGGTCTACTTCAACAAAGGGTAAAATGGCAATAAGAGTTTATCCTAGCTGGGATAGTCCGAGTAGTAAACAAGCGATGAAAACTCAAAAATGGCAGTTACCTTATTTTATTGATATGTGTAATCTGAATAAATTACCCTTAGAAAAAATAATAGAACTGTATTCTCTTTAA
- a CDS encoding DUF3951 domain-containing protein, with translation MAYFYTLFVISVIGFVIFRMIRKKSAPTNRYTPYDDITLGNKIYLKQDTPIQDSKHLIQYEEKVKNDKTV, from the coding sequence GTGGCATATTTCTATACATTATTCGTTATTTCTGTAATTGGATTTGTTATTTTTCGTATGATTAGGAAAAAATCAGCCCCTACTAATAGATATACGCCATATGATGACATTACATTGGGTAACAAAATTTATTTAAAGCAAGATACCCCCATTCAGGATTCCAAACATCTTATTCAATACGAAGAAAAAGTAAAAAATGATAAAACAGTTTAA
- a CDS encoding RDD family protein, which yields MDRKPAGFGVRLLADLFDFFLLTIPISLVFFYVKGEYSYDWASGWTWQVIYTLYLMSVPIVWSGYIIGKRIFKIKVKRTDEDKLALKDMFLREVVGKFILVYLTVGLSSIASVFMVIFREDKRAVHDLIAGTYVSYER from the coding sequence TTGGATAGGAAACCAGCAGGCTTTGGTGTAAGGTTATTAGCGGATTTATTTGACTTTTTCCTTCTTACTATTCCAATTTCTTTGGTGTTCTTTTATGTAAAAGGAGAATACTCATATGATTGGGCATCGGGGTGGACTTGGCAAGTTATTTACACTTTGTATTTAATGTCAGTACCCATAGTATGGAGTGGATATATAATAGGTAAACGTATTTTTAAAATAAAGGTAAAACGAACGGATGAAGATAAATTAGCACTTAAAGATATGTTTTTGAGAGAAGTTGTAGGGAAGTTTATATTAGTGTATTTAACAGTTGGTTTATCTAGTATTGCTAGCGTTTTTATGGTGATATTTAGGGAAGATAAAAGGGCAGTGCACGATTTAATCGCAGGGACCTATGTTAGTTATGAAAGATAA
- a CDS encoding restriction endonuclease, translating into MPKYRCVKHQKIMNEKIENNKIQPYCVDCRTEELYREKLQDYTYNETRYMKEHKRIVRNERFSKVFESSFTVLFYFIILSFIIGSLLEGFFSLEIGAFTGILFCLGLSFLVFIYLIVKFDEPTTIFSEPTEEIIRDIVIVEKEHNEKAVENYKNKLQKEYAVKSTRIDEVDNMKGLEFEHFVAELLWNIGYMNVRVTKGSGDFGVDIIATNIKGEKTAIQCKRYKGKVGYDAIQQILAGKTKEKCKKGMVITNSYFTKPAFEASKEFGIELWSRKRLIEEMQKYEPRFTWEEFLNSYYTKPKGKPSYKNRVLVP; encoded by the coding sequence ATGCCAAAATATAGATGTGTAAAACACCAAAAAATTATGAATGAAAAAATTGAAAATAATAAAATACAACCATATTGTGTTGATTGTAGAACAGAAGAATTGTATAGGGAAAAGCTACAAGATTATACTTACAATGAAACACGATATATGAAAGAACATAAAAGAATAGTTAGGAATGAACGCTTTTCTAAGGTATTTGAAAGTTCATTTACTGTATTGTTTTATTTTATTATACTTTCATTTATTATTGGATCGTTATTAGAAGGATTTTTTTCACTGGAGATTGGGGCCTTTACCGGAATACTTTTTTGTTTAGGCTTATCGTTTCTTGTTTTTATTTATTTAATCGTTAAATTTGACGAACCCACTACAATATTCTCCGAGCCAACAGAAGAAATAATTAGAGATATTGTAATTGTTGAAAAGGAACATAATGAGAAAGCAGTAGAAAACTACAAAAACAAATTACAAAAAGAATATGCAGTGAAATCAACTCGAATTGATGAAGTTGATAATATGAAAGGACTTGAATTTGAACATTTTGTTGCAGAATTATTGTGGAATATTGGATATATGAATGTAAGAGTTACAAAAGGTAGTGGTGATTTTGGTGTAGATATTATAGCCACTAATATAAAGGGTGAAAAGACAGCAATACAGTGTAAAAGATATAAAGGTAAGGTAGGATATGATGCTATTCAACAAATCCTAGCAGGTAAGACAAAAGAAAAATGTAAAAAAGGAATGGTAATAACTAATTCATATTTTACAAAACCGGCCTTTGAAGCATCTAAAGAATTCGGCATAGAATTATGGAGTCGGAAACGATTAATTGAGGAGATGCAAAAATATGAGCCACGCTTCACTTGGGAAGAATTTTTGAACTCTTACTATACTAAGCCTAAAGGAAAACCAAGTTATAAAAATCGTGTACTTGTACCATAA
- a CDS encoding DUF3888 domain-containing protein, with translation MKKPIYILFILCFMVFVSPNSSNATELPQDVLEKALIKLLQGPILSVVGTDWFRGNEKILEIKDDDQNNDIFYVTVQVVTFQGPHNPPYMEEKITFKIIANKIKPIDYFNRVIPENEWNKYQLE, from the coding sequence ATGAAAAAGCCAATATATATCTTATTCATTTTATGTTTTATGGTATTTGTATCTCCCAATTCCTCAAATGCGACTGAATTACCTCAAGACGTATTGGAAAAAGCGTTAATTAAGCTATTACAAGGACCAATTCTCTCTGTTGTTGGTACAGATTGGTTTAGAGGTAATGAAAAAATATTAGAAATAAAAGACGACGACCAAAACAATGATATATTTTACGTTACGGTTCAAGTAGTAACTTTCCAAGGTCCACATAACCCGCCCTACATGGAAGAGAAAATAACGTTTAAAATTATTGCTAATAAAATAAAACCAATTGATTATTTCAACCGAGTTATACCAGAAAATGAGTGGAATAAATACCAATTGGAGTAA
- a CDS encoding tyrosine-type recombinase/integrase translates to MLLSRTWELYESDKKIEGFSPQTLNAYKLQSKLLIQYFDDVNIESLTTDRLKEYLAKSSEHLKPSSLAHRIRFIKSIFRWLHEEGHIPKNPAAKIKEPKQGKRIPKFLTEREIEHLREGCITPMEKALFEFMFSTGCRIGEIVSLDNNCINWSNRSAIVLGKGNKEREVYFNIRCEIWLKRYLDLRQDKDPAIFFTERHPHRMSIGQMRYIIKRISSRAGINKEIHPHQLRHSYATHLLNNGAPIDVIQSLLGHEKSETTRIYAQLSGSVRREFYRKYF, encoded by the coding sequence TTGTTATTATCAAGAACTTGGGAATTATATGAATCGGATAAAAAGATTGAAGGCTTCTCCCCTCAGACATTAAATGCATATAAGCTCCAATCTAAGCTACTTATCCAATACTTTGACGATGTGAATATTGAATCATTGACTACTGATCGGCTGAAAGAATACTTGGCAAAATCCAGCGAACATCTTAAGCCATCAAGTTTGGCACATCGAATTCGATTTATTAAATCGATATTTCGTTGGTTACACGAAGAAGGGCATATACCGAAGAATCCTGCTGCAAAAATCAAAGAACCTAAACAGGGAAAACGGATTCCAAAATTTTTAACAGAGAGAGAAATAGAACACCTGAGGGAAGGATGTATTACGCCAATGGAAAAGGCGTTATTTGAATTTATGTTTTCAACAGGTTGTAGAATAGGAGAAATTGTTTCTCTTGATAATAATTGTATTAATTGGTCAAATCGTTCCGCCATTGTGCTTGGGAAAGGTAATAAGGAAAGGGAGGTCTACTTTAATATACGGTGTGAAATCTGGCTGAAACGATACTTGGATCTTCGTCAGGATAAAGACCCAGCTATTTTTTTTACTGAACGGCACCCACATAGAATGAGTATTGGACAAATGAGATATATTATAAAACGAATATCAAGTCGAGCAGGGATCAACAAAGAAATTCATCCACATCAACTGCGACACAGCTATGCGACACACCTATTGAACAACGGAGCTCCTATTGATGTTATTCAAAGTTTACTGGGACACGAAAAAAGCGAGACCACTAGGATTTATGCTCAGCTAAGTGGAAGCGTTAGAAGAGAATTTTACAGAAAATATTTTTAA
- the lepB gene encoding signal peptidase I, with the protein MKYSMLIIVLLLLMTGCSFNASSESLSDDKTTPDVAIIENVGSEIITHHHMYDNMDRGNHDYFDKTLAIELKVNISDISRGDVIFFDNEDGEKDISRVVGLPGEKIKITKGQIYINSKKLEAFYGNAHRVGLDKESYFEKMDNEGNEYDKKGMIELFEKSMKEIKLSDKEFYLIGDDWLRGKMMVLNEDNFVGKVIGYTE; encoded by the coding sequence ATGAAATATAGTATGTTAATTATTGTTTTGTTACTTTTGATGACTGGTTGTTCCTTTAATGCTTCGTCAGAATCACTTTCAGATGATAAAACAACCCCAGATGTTGCGATAATTGAAAATGTTGGTTCCGAAATAATAACTCACCACCATATGTACGATAATATGGACAGAGGAAATCACGATTATTTTGATAAAACTCTAGCTATTGAACTAAAAGTAAATATATCTGATATTTCTAGAGGAGATGTTATTTTTTTTGATAATGAGGATGGAGAAAAAGACATATCCAGAGTAGTTGGGCTTCCTGGTGAAAAAATTAAGATAACTAAGGGTCAAATTTATATTAACAGCAAGAAATTAGAAGCCTTTTACGGAAATGCACATAGAGTGGGCTTAGATAAAGAAAGTTATTTTGAAAAGATGGATAACGAGGGAAATGAATACGATAAAAAAGGTATGATAGAACTTTTCGAAAAAAGTATGAAAGAAATTAAACTTTCTGACAAAGAATTCTATTTAATTGGTGATGATTGGTTGCGTGGCAAAATGATGGTGTTAAATGAGGATAATTTTGTTGGTAAAGTAATCGGATACACAGAATAA
- a CDS encoding MFS transporter, with protein MDKPRLWTRDFISIAITNFLVFTAFFYLLVTLPIYAIQKLHGDESEAGLITTVFLIASILTRLFAGKWFEKAEKHVVFISSLLVLFTASILYFIPQSLTGLLILRFFHGIGFGMATTSTGAIVADLIPESRKGEGMGYYGLTLNLAMAIGPFLGLTVMQQTGTNVMFIINVFCALFALVAGLLVKLPKKASMPEKVIERKTNMKFGGYLENSAIPVSLVSAFFGMIYSGIISFVSIYAKEQSLVEAGGYFFVVYAVVLLISRPFTGKWYDLFGANIIIYPAILCFGVGTFLLSISNTSLLFLTSAAFIGVGWGTMFPSFQTIAIQVAPPKKKTLATATFLTIYDFGFGIGSFIFGIAAAKFNHGTLYFYCSFLIIIGIGIYYLLHGRKPSHSIVKS; from the coding sequence TTGGATAAACCCCGATTATGGACAAGGGATTTTATCAGTATTGCCATTACTAATTTTCTCGTGTTTACAGCATTTTTCTATTTATTGGTTACACTACCTATATACGCTATACAAAAATTGCATGGTGACGAATCTGAAGCTGGACTTATTACTACAGTTTTTTTGATTGCATCCATCCTAACACGCCTATTTGCAGGTAAATGGTTCGAAAAGGCAGAAAAGCATGTCGTTTTTATAAGTTCCCTCCTTGTCCTTTTCACAGCTTCAATTTTGTATTTTATTCCTCAATCTCTGACTGGCTTACTAATTCTTCGCTTTTTTCATGGAATTGGTTTTGGAATGGCCACAACGTCCACTGGAGCAATTGTGGCCGATCTCATCCCGGAATCTCGCAAAGGAGAGGGTATGGGGTACTATGGACTAACGCTAAATCTTGCTATGGCTATTGGTCCCTTTTTGGGTTTGACTGTTATGCAACAAACAGGGACAAATGTAATGTTCATTATAAATGTATTTTGTGCTCTCTTTGCACTCGTTGCAGGGTTACTTGTTAAATTACCTAAGAAAGCTTCTATGCCAGAAAAGGTAATTGAACGAAAAACAAATATGAAATTTGGAGGTTATTTAGAAAATTCCGCCATTCCTGTATCATTGGTCTCAGCTTTCTTTGGAATGATTTATTCTGGAATTATCTCCTTCGTTTCCATATATGCTAAAGAGCAAAGTTTAGTGGAAGCTGGTGGTTATTTTTTTGTTGTGTACGCAGTGGTACTTTTAATTTCCCGACCATTTACCGGAAAATGGTATGATTTATTCGGGGCAAATATTATAATTTATCCAGCTATTTTATGCTTTGGAGTCGGTACTTTTTTATTGAGTATATCGAATACGTCCTTGTTATTTCTTACATCAGCAGCCTTTATTGGAGTTGGGTGGGGAACCATGTTTCCAAGTTTTCAAACCATTGCTATTCAAGTAGCACCACCTAAAAAAAAGACATTAGCTACGGCTACATTCCTTACTATATATGATTTTGGGTTCGGCATTGGATCATTTATCTTTGGTATTGCCGCAGCTAAATTTAATCATGGAACATTATATTTTTATTGTTCATTCCTTATAATAATCGGAATTGGTATTTATTATTTACTGCATGGTAGAAAACCTTCACATTCTATTGTGAAAAGTTAA
- the pdxR gene encoding MocR-like pyridoxine biosynthesis transcription factor PdxR, whose protein sequence is MNELIININRESNTPMYQQVYQYIRTQILSGKLERNTKLPSIRQLALQLKVSRNTTQVAYEQLQSEGYIRSENKKGFFVDATISDEMLTYEPIREHQHEKNQNDIKIIDFKIGTVDQENFPLKKWRMITNKIINDSSMFSYGEKQGDIQLRKELADYLFQSRGVNTSAEQIIIGSSTQHLLFLLSLLLKQDYHYLAVEDPGYNVARELFALQSFIIDPIPVKEQGIQVERLLKSPSRLLYITPTHHFPYGVTIPVNERLKLIQWAKRVNGYIIEDDYDSEFRYIHQPIPSLHSLNSNDRVVYLGTFSKALLPSIRVSYMVLPRSLEIEYKKILPLLEQTSSAIHQRTLATFMNEGYWYPHLRKMKALYKRKMNLLHKELLKHFKNYVEIKGGSSGISLIIEVKTKMSEKMLIERAFEHGIIVYPCSKYFSEYVPQYPHIQLGLGNLCEEKIIKGVSQLAKIWL, encoded by the coding sequence ATGAATGAACTAATAATTAATATCAATCGAGAAAGTAACACGCCTATGTACCAACAAGTTTATCAATATATACGAACTCAGATTTTATCTGGAAAATTAGAAAGGAATACAAAGTTGCCATCAATTAGACAACTTGCTCTCCAATTAAAGGTCAGCAGGAACACAACTCAGGTAGCCTATGAACAATTGCAATCGGAGGGATATATTCGAAGTGAGAACAAAAAGGGGTTTTTTGTAGATGCAACTATATCGGATGAGATGCTTACTTATGAACCTATTAGAGAACACCAACATGAAAAAAATCAAAATGACATAAAAATTATTGACTTTAAGATTGGGACAGTGGATCAAGAGAACTTCCCTTTGAAAAAGTGGAGAATGATTACAAACAAAATCATAAATGACTCTAGCATGTTTTCATACGGAGAAAAACAAGGCGATATTCAATTAAGAAAGGAGCTAGCAGATTACTTGTTTCAATCAAGAGGGGTTAATACTTCTGCTGAACAGATTATTATTGGTAGTAGTACACAACACTTGTTATTTCTTTTGTCGCTGTTGCTAAAGCAAGACTATCATTATTTGGCAGTAGAAGACCCTGGATATAATGTGGCAAGGGAACTATTTGCTCTTCAATCATTTATCATTGATCCAATCCCGGTAAAAGAACAGGGCATCCAAGTCGAACGGCTTTTAAAGTCGCCCTCAAGACTTTTATATATTACTCCTACTCATCACTTCCCATATGGAGTAACTATCCCTGTCAATGAAAGATTAAAGTTAATTCAATGGGCAAAAAGAGTGAATGGATATATTATTGAGGATGATTACGATAGTGAATTTCGATACATCCATCAACCTATACCGTCTCTTCATAGTTTAAATTCTAATGATAGGGTGGTTTATTTAGGAACTTTTTCAAAAGCATTGCTACCTTCTATCCGTGTTAGTTATATGGTTTTGCCTAGGAGTCTAGAAATTGAATATAAAAAGATACTCCCTTTGCTTGAGCAAACATCCTCAGCTATTCATCAGAGAACGCTGGCAACCTTTATGAATGAAGGATATTGGTACCCACACTTAAGGAAGATGAAAGCATTGTATAAACGTAAAATGAATCTATTGCATAAGGAATTACTAAAACACTTTAAGAATTATGTTGAAATAAAAGGTGGTAGCTCCGGAATTTCCCTTATTATCGAAGTAAAAACAAAAATGAGTGAAAAAATGCTAATTGAAAGGGCATTTGAACATGGAATTATAGTTTATCCTTGCTCAAAATATTTCTCGGAATATGTACCACAATATCCACATATTCAACTTGGATTGGGTAATTTATGTGAAGAAAAGATAATAAAAGGAGTATCTCAACTAGCAAAAATTTGGTTGTAA
- a CDS encoding GNAT family N-acetyltransferase → MEKVELKHFSNEYLDVLNSFELPEEQGQFTALPRKILEVTEGQHRIVILSENEPVGFFLLHSTERVKEYSDNPKAMLLTAFSVNHAKQGKSYAKQGMLLLSEFVKTEFPNCDEIVLVVNHKNIPAQRLYSRVGFEDTGKRKIGPIGEQFVMNLLLQNT, encoded by the coding sequence ATGGAAAAAGTTGAATTAAAACATTTTTCGAATGAATATTTAGATGTATTAAATTCTTTTGAACTCCCTGAAGAACAAGGGCAGTTCACTGCTTTACCAAGAAAGATTTTAGAGGTGACAGAAGGGCAACATCGAATTGTTATTTTAAGCGAGAATGAACCTGTAGGATTTTTTTTATTACATTCAACTGAACGAGTAAAGGAGTATTCGGATAATCCGAAAGCTATGTTGTTAACTGCATTTTCTGTTAATCATGCGAAGCAAGGGAAAAGTTATGCTAAACAAGGTATGCTCTTACTAAGTGAATTTGTAAAAACTGAATTTCCTAATTGTGATGAAATCGTTTTAGTTGTTAATCATAAAAATATTCCTGCTCAGCGACTGTACTCAAGAGTAGGTTTTGAAGATACAGGTAAAAGAAAAATTGGTCCTATTGGTGAACAGTTTGTAATGAATTTATTGTTGCAAAATACTTAA
- a CDS encoding zinc-ribbon domain-containing protein yields MPKTNIFFDLFPNLIAEWHPTKNGDLKPSNFSYGSNKKIWWICAKGHEWETSIKERSRESQCPF; encoded by the coding sequence ATGCCAAAAACAAATATTTTTTTTGATTTATTCCCAAATCTTATAGCCGAGTGGCATCCAACTAAAAACGGTGATTTAAAACCTTCGAATTTCTCTTATGGATCTAATAAAAAAATTTGGTGGATTTGTGCGAAAGGACATGAATGGGAAACTAGTATTAAAGAACGTTCTAGAGAGAGTCAATGTCCTTTTTGA
- a CDS encoding DUF4871 domain-containing protein, giving the protein MRTTLLFLISVFFVISACSPNSQNTKIEDKQKDGEEKISYNLTPTFITEGHEMRGIEGRIGFLNLKFKAKESQKVLWHFWGEENEISGTFKLEGTHLLSGKKTPLLVNLNTHEKIYESIQPYTQANLGAIKSMPSTLLFEEPGVWQLNVFIDNKHFAELVVEVD; this is encoded by the coding sequence ATGAGAACTACTTTGTTATTTTTAATTAGTGTTTTCTTTGTAATTTCAGCGTGCAGTCCTAATAGTCAAAATACTAAAATTGAAGATAAACAAAAGGATGGTGAAGAAAAAATTAGCTACAATCTCACTCCCACATTCATTACGGAAGGTCATGAAATGAGAGGAATTGAAGGGAGGATAGGGTTTCTTAATTTAAAATTTAAAGCTAAAGAATCCCAAAAAGTACTATGGCACTTTTGGGGTGAAGAAAATGAAATTTCTGGAACATTTAAATTAGAAGGTACGCATTTATTGTCTGGTAAAAAAACTCCATTATTAGTTAATTTAAATACGCATGAAAAGATATATGAATCTATTCAACCTTATACACAAGCTAATTTAGGTGCTATAAAGTCAATGCCATCAACTTTATTATTTGAAGAGCCAGGTGTTTGGCAGTTAAATGTTTTTATAGACAATAAGCACTTTGCTGAATTAGTTGTAGAAGTTGATTAG
- a CDS encoding twin-arginine translocase subunit TatC — protein sequence MLPSLLNFTTGVNEKIGMVQAYGALEYFRFVFNTVIPVTVLFQMPLVILLLTRLNIINPFILRKSRIIAYFILIIISVIISPPDLISDL from the coding sequence ATGTTACCTTCACTACTTAATTTTACTACTGGTGTTAATGAAAAGATTGGTATGGTACAAGCATATGGTGCATTAGAATATTTCAGGTTCGTTTTTAATACTGTTATACCTGTAACTGTATTATTCCAAATGCCTCTCGTTATCTTATTATTAACAAGACTAAATATCATTAATCCATTTATTTTAAGAAAATCTCGAATAATAGCTTATTTCATTCTAATTATTATTTCTGTTATTATCTCACCACCAGATTTAATTTCGGATCTTTAG
- a CDS encoding DUF3885 domain-containing protein — protein MKLKEIMGKHFDGLSITPDFYHQWKIGIHLELGNDIYQIGDNNRLNMERFNTIYEQVSAIVSILFKKMDDVLVGVVPALLSLPAKWMDIIGNYKCDSSQSKIT, from the coding sequence ATGAAACTAAAAGAAATTATGGGAAAACATTTTGATGGCCTTTCTATAACACCAGATTTTTACCATCAATGGAAAATCGGTATACATCTAGAATTAGGAAATGATATTTATCAGATTGGTGATAATAATCGCCTTAACATGGAAAGGTTTAACACGATTTATGAACAGGTATCTGCTATTGTTTCTATACTTTTCAAGAAAATGGATGACGTCTTAGTGGGGGTAGTACCAGCGTTGCTGTCACTACCCGCAAAGTGGATGGATATTATTGGTAATTATAAGTGCGATTCTTCACAATCAAAAATAACGTGA
- a CDS encoding site-specific integrase, protein MWESSWNKKYTDRGVRKILAKYSEEAGLAQNLSPHKLRHFLLTWLKKQGIDDALIQPYSGHESRKSLEVYSKLAITDAQQEYNEVINKFPI, encoded by the coding sequence ATTTGGGAATCATCATGGAATAAGAAATATACGGATCGAGGTGTTCGCAAAATATTAGCTAAATACTCAGAGGAAGCAGGGCTTGCCCAAAATCTGTCGCCACACAAGCTACGGCATTTTCTATTAACTTGGTTGAAAAAACAAGGAATCGATGATGCTTTGATTCAACCATACTCAGGCCATGAAAGCAGAAAATCCTTGGAGGTCTACTCAAAGCTGGCTATTACGGATGCCCAACAAGAATATAACGAAGTAATCAATAAATTTCCAATTTAA